One Rhizobium sp. NRK18 genomic window carries:
- the thiC gene encoding phosphomethylpyrimidine synthase ThiC, which produces MNIAAKNITPDITKGPLPASTKVYKPGEIHPHIRVPMREIAVHPTAGEPPVTVYDSSGPYTDPAQSIDIEKGLPRLRADWVTARGDTEEYEGRIVKPEDNGFATGERLTPEFPNLQTPRRARDGKAVTQIAYARAGIITPEMEFIAIRENLGRKALKEKLARDGESFGAAIPDFVTAEFVREEVARGRAVIPSNINHPEAEPMIIGRNFLVKINANIGNSAVTSSMAEEVEKMVWATRWGADTVMDLSTGRNIHNIREWIIRNSPVPIGTVPLYQALEKVGGIAEDLTWEVFRDTLIEQAEQGVDYFTIHAGVRLSYIPLTVNRVTGIVSRGGSIMAKWCLHHHKESFLYEHFEEICDICRAYDVSFSLGDGLRPGSIADANDAAQFAELETLGELTQIAWAKDCQVMIEGPGHVPMHKIKENMDKQLAVCGEAPFYTLGPLTTDIAPGYDHITSGIGAAMIGWFGTAMLCYVTPKEHLGLPDRNDVKTGVITYKIAAHAADLAKGHPAAKIRDDALSRARFEFRWEDQFNLSLDPETARSMHDETLPKEAHKVAHFCSMCGPKFCSMRISHDIRAKAQKEGMEAMAAKYREGGDLYMPVDEVGK; this is translated from the coding sequence ATGAACATTGCCGCCAAGAATATCACCCCCGACATCACCAAGGGGCCGCTGCCCGCGTCCACTAAGGTTTACAAACCGGGCGAAATCCATCCGCATATTCGCGTGCCGATGCGCGAGATCGCGGTTCACCCGACCGCGGGAGAGCCGCCGGTCACGGTCTATGATTCCTCCGGTCCCTACACGGACCCGGCGCAATCGATCGACATCGAGAAGGGCCTGCCGCGCCTGCGCGCCGACTGGGTTACCGCCCGCGGCGACACGGAGGAATACGAAGGCCGTATCGTCAAGCCGGAGGATAACGGCTTTGCCACCGGCGAACGCCTGACGCCGGAATTTCCCAACCTGCAGACTCCGCGCCGGGCAAGGGACGGCAAGGCCGTCACCCAGATCGCCTATGCCCGCGCCGGCATCATCACGCCGGAAATGGAATTCATCGCCATCCGCGAGAATCTCGGCCGTAAGGCGCTGAAGGAAAAGCTTGCCCGCGACGGAGAGAGCTTCGGCGCGGCCATCCCGGATTTCGTCACGGCGGAATTCGTCCGCGAGGAAGTCGCCCGCGGCCGGGCGGTCATCCCGTCCAACATCAACCATCCGGAAGCCGAGCCGATGATCATCGGCCGGAATTTCCTGGTGAAGATCAACGCCAATATCGGCAACTCCGCCGTCACCTCGTCGATGGCCGAAGAGGTCGAGAAGATGGTCTGGGCGACCCGCTGGGGCGCCGACACCGTCATGGATCTGTCGACTGGGCGCAACATCCACAACATCCGCGAATGGATCATCCGCAACTCGCCGGTTCCGATCGGCACGGTGCCGCTCTACCAGGCGCTCGAAAAGGTCGGCGGCATTGCCGAGGATCTCACATGGGAGGTCTTCCGCGATACGCTGATCGAACAGGCGGAGCAGGGCGTCGACTATTTCACCATCCATGCCGGCGTCCGGCTTTCCTATATCCCGCTCACCGTCAACCGCGTCACCGGCATCGTCTCGCGCGGCGGCTCGATCATGGCCAAGTGGTGTCTGCATCATCACAAGGAGAGCTTCCTCTACGAGCATTTCGAGGAAATCTGCGACATCTGCCGCGCCTATGACGTGTCGTTCTCGCTCGGCGACGGCCTGCGGCCCGGCTCGATTGCGGACGCCAACGATGCCGCGCAGTTCGCCGAACTGGAAACGCTCGGCGAACTGACGCAGATCGCCTGGGCGAAGGATTGCCAGGTCATGATCGAGGGCCCGGGCCATGTGCCGATGCACAAGATCAAGGAGAACATGGACAAGCAGCTCGCCGTCTGCGGCGAGGCGCCGTTCTACACGCTCGGACCGCTGACGACCGACATCGCTCCGGGCTACGACCACATCACGTCCGGCATCGGGGCGGCGATGATCGGCTGGTTCGGAACGGCGATGCTCTGCTACGTCACGCCGAAGGAGCATCTGGGCCTGCCCGACCGCAACGACGTGAAGACCGGCGTCATCACCTACAAGATCGCCGCCCACGCTGCCGACCTCGCCAAGGGCCATCCGGCGGCGAAGATCCGCGACGATGCCTTGTCGCGCGCCCGCTTCGAGTTCCGCTGGGAGGACCAGTTCAACCTCTCGCTCGACCCGGAAACGGCCCGCTCCATGCATGACGAGACGCTGCCGAAGGAGGCCCACAAGGTCGCCCATTTCTGCTCCATGTGCGGACCGAAATTCTGCTCCATGCGCATTTCCCACGATATCCGTGCCAAAGCGCAGAAGGAGGGCATGGAAGCCATGGCCGCAAAATACCGCGAGGGTGGCGATCTCTACATGCCGGTCGATGAGGTGGGGAAATGA
- a CDS encoding LamB/YcsF family protein, with amino-acid sequence MVSTVDLNSDMGESFGAYRMGDDKAMLDIVTTANVACGFHAGDPVVMRDTILAAKARGVAIGAHPSFMDLYGFGRRRIVGDSPADLEAQLIYQIAAIQGMARALGWPITHVKTHGALNNMAAEDPDLAAVCVRAVKAVDPSLVFVCPPYSEMTAAAEKAGQPVVCEVFADRTYTPQGRLTSRKMEGSVIHDPKQSADHVLSMVRDGQIMTTAGTKLPVEAATVCLHGDTPGAVAMAKALREALTAEGIAIQPFAMPVGQI; translated from the coding sequence ATGGTCTCGACGGTGGACTTGAACTCGGACATGGGCGAAAGCTTCGGCGCCTACCGGATGGGCGACGACAAGGCGATGCTCGACATCGTCACGACAGCGAATGTCGCCTGCGGCTTTCATGCCGGCGATCCCGTGGTGATGCGCGACACGATCCTTGCCGCCAAGGCGCGTGGTGTCGCCATCGGCGCGCATCCCTCCTTCATGGACCTCTATGGCTTCGGACGGCGGCGGATCGTCGGCGACAGCCCCGCCGATCTCGAAGCACAGCTCATCTACCAGATCGCCGCGATTCAGGGCATGGCCCGCGCGCTCGGCTGGCCGATCACCCATGTGAAGACCCATGGCGCGCTCAACAACATGGCGGCGGAGGACCCCGATCTGGCGGCCGTTTGTGTGCGCGCCGTCAAGGCGGTCGACCCGTCGCTCGTCTTCGTCTGCCCGCCCTATTCGGAAATGACGGCGGCGGCGGAAAAGGCCGGTCAGCCGGTCGTCTGCGAGGTCTTCGCCGATCGGACCTATACGCCGCAGGGGCGCCTGACCTCCCGCAAAATGGAAGGCTCAGTGATCCACGATCCGAAACAGAGCGCCGACCACGTTCTCTCCATGGTCCGAGACGGCCAGATTATGACGACGGCGGGAACGAAGCTGCCGGTCGAGGCGGCCACCGTCTGCCTGCATGGCGACACGCCGGGCGCGGTCGCGATGGCGAAGGCGCTCCGGGAGGCGCTGACGGCCGAAGGGATTGCCATCCAACCCTTCGCCATGCCGGTCGGACAAATCTGA
- a CDS encoding LysR family transcriptional regulator encodes MFFDWDDLRYFLSVARTGRLTAAAGRMGTDHATVSRRVRALEEKLGAALFTRSPRGYTLTDIGERLLKHAEDIESTAAHIHNDIAGERFSLSGAVRIGAPDGFGSFFLAPRIGELAARNPELELQIVAMPRVFNLSKREADIAISLSRPERGRLFSRKLVDYTLHLYASKDYLRRHGPITRKEEFARHLLIGYIPELIYTPELEYLYAVGENLSARLSSTNLIAQLKATEAGTGLCILPDFIAGDLSSLVPVLPDMVELRRTFWLIAHEDSRESARVQTVIQFIAEQVEQSHRDFVRSYKPTATTGNVARR; translated from the coding sequence ATGTTCTTTGATTGGGATGACTTACGCTATTTCCTCTCCGTCGCCCGTACGGGACGGCTGACGGCGGCCGCCGGGCGGATGGGCACCGATCATGCCACCGTAAGCCGCCGCGTACGGGCTCTCGAGGAAAAATTGGGAGCGGCGCTGTTCACCCGCTCGCCGCGAGGATACACGCTGACCGACATCGGCGAACGCCTGCTCAAACACGCAGAGGACATCGAAAGCACCGCGGCGCATATCCACAATGACATTGCCGGCGAGCGCTTTTCCTTGAGCGGCGCCGTGCGCATCGGCGCGCCAGACGGTTTCGGCAGCTTCTTTCTGGCACCGCGGATCGGCGAGCTGGCAGCGCGCAATCCCGAACTCGAACTGCAGATCGTGGCCATGCCGCGGGTCTTCAACCTGTCCAAGCGGGAGGCTGACATCGCCATAAGCCTGTCGCGGCCAGAGCGCGGCCGGCTGTTTTCCCGCAAGCTCGTCGATTACACCCTGCATCTCTATGCCTCAAAGGACTATCTGCGCCGTCATGGCCCGATCACCCGCAAGGAGGAGTTCGCCCGCCATCTGCTGATCGGCTACATCCCCGAACTCATCTACACACCGGAACTCGAATATCTCTATGCGGTCGGCGAAAATCTCTCGGCCCGGCTGTCCAGCACCAACCTCATTGCCCAGCTGAAGGCGACGGAGGCCGGGACGGGGCTCTGCATCCTCCCGGACTTCATCGCCGGCGACCTGTCGTCGCTGGTTCCCGTCCTGCCGGACATGGTCGAGCTGCGGCGAACCTTCTGGCTGATCGCCCACGAGGATTCGCGCGAATCCGCCCGGGTGCAGACGGTCATCCAGTTCATCGCCGAACAGGTGGAACAGTCTCATCGCGACTTTGTCCGGTCCTACAAACCAACCGCTACGACTGGCAATGTTGCAAGACGCTGA
- the mmsB gene encoding 3-hydroxyisobutyrate dehydrogenase, which translates to MARVAFVGLGNMGLPMAINLAKAGHELHVYDTVSEALANAKAEGMHPAASAAEAAAGAEFIITMLPNGSIALKVFGEIVPAADKGAVIIDCSTIDVGSAREAHRMAGDAGLMPLDAPVSGGTSGAAAGTLTFMVGGSKAAFDKALPLLNVMGGKVVHCGDGGAGQAAKICNNMLLGISMIGACEAFALADKLGLSAQAAFDVISTSSGSCWSVNTYCPVPGVGPKSPADNGYKPGFAAELMTKDLGLSQQAAEEVHQATPMGAHALALYRQFLDNNGSGRDFSAMIEYLRSIQRDQA; encoded by the coding sequence ATGGCCAGAGTAGCGTTTGTCGGGCTCGGCAACATGGGCTTGCCGATGGCGATCAATCTTGCCAAGGCCGGCCATGAACTTCACGTCTACGACACGGTTTCCGAAGCACTCGCCAATGCGAAGGCCGAAGGCATGCATCCTGCCGCAAGCGCGGCGGAGGCTGCCGCCGGCGCGGAATTCATCATCACCATGCTGCCCAACGGGTCGATTGCGCTGAAGGTGTTCGGCGAAATCGTGCCGGCCGCCGACAAGGGCGCGGTCATCATCGATTGCTCGACGATCGACGTCGGCAGTGCCCGGGAGGCGCATCGCATGGCGGGGGATGCCGGGCTGATGCCGCTCGACGCACCGGTTTCCGGCGGAACGTCGGGTGCTGCAGCCGGAACGCTCACCTTCATGGTCGGCGGCTCGAAGGCCGCGTTCGACAAGGCCCTGCCCCTTCTGAACGTCATGGGCGGCAAGGTCGTCCATTGCGGTGACGGCGGCGCCGGACAGGCGGCCAAGATCTGCAACAACATGCTGCTCGGCATCTCGATGATCGGCGCCTGCGAGGCCTTTGCGCTTGCCGACAAGCTCGGGCTTTCGGCACAGGCGGCCTTCGACGTGATCTCGACGTCCTCCGGCTCCTGCTGGTCGGTCAACACCTATTGCCCGGTTCCGGGCGTCGGTCCCAAATCGCCGGCCGACAACGGCTACAAGCCGGGTTTCGCTGCCGAGCTGATGACCAAGGACCTCGGTCTTTCCCAGCAGGCCGCCGAAGAAGTCCACCAGGCGACGCCGATGGGCGCACACGCGCTGGCGCTCTACCGGCAGTTTCTGGACAATAACGGGTCAGGCCGGGATTTTTCTGCCATGATCGAATATCTGAGATCCATCCAGCGCGATCAGGCCTGA
- a CDS encoding ABC transporter substrate-binding protein, producing MKSFFYGSVSAAALLMAANSAMAEGISDDVVRIGVLGDMSGVYSTGFSGDGAVAAVKMAVEDFGGTVLGKKIEVISADHQNKADIASATARQWIDENHVDMITDLTNSAVALAVQQVASEKGVITMATGAASADLTGKACTKYGIHYGYDTHALPVGTATAVVKNGGDSWYFITADYAFGHALQDNTSAVVKQLGGSVVGSSDVPLATTDFSSYLLQAQSSGAKVIGLANAGQDTVNAIQQAHEFGIVDGGQQLAGMLVLISDVKSLGTNVAKGLNFTTGWYWDLDDESRAWKEKYMKYSNDAAPTFVHAADYSLTMAYLKAIQAAGTDNADAVREELGKGKIDDFFAKGGMIRKDGLLVHDMYLLQVQEGASDPWNVAKVVRTIPGDEAYASLADGGCPLVK from the coding sequence ATGAAGTCGTTTTTTTATGGAAGCGTAAGTGCTGCAGCCCTGCTCATGGCTGCCAATTCCGCCATGGCCGAAGGCATTTCCGATGACGTCGTGAGGATCGGCGTGCTCGGCGACATGTCCGGCGTCTATTCGACCGGCTTCAGCGGCGACGGCGCCGTTGCCGCCGTCAAGATGGCTGTCGAAGACTTCGGCGGCACCGTGCTCGGCAAGAAGATCGAGGTCATTTCCGCCGACCACCAGAACAAGGCGGACATCGCCTCGGCGACCGCCCGCCAGTGGATCGACGAAAACCACGTCGACATGATCACCGACCTGACCAACTCGGCCGTGGCGCTCGCCGTCCAGCAGGTGGCCTCCGAAAAGGGCGTCATCACCATGGCGACGGGTGCCGCTTCCGCCGACCTGACCGGCAAGGCCTGCACCAAATACGGCATCCACTACGGCTACGATACCCATGCCCTGCCGGTCGGCACGGCAACCGCCGTCGTCAAGAACGGCGGCGACAGCTGGTACTTCATCACCGCCGACTACGCCTTCGGCCATGCCCTGCAGGACAACACCTCGGCCGTCGTCAAGCAGCTCGGCGGCAGCGTCGTCGGTTCGTCGGACGTTCCGCTGGCGACCACCGACTTCTCGTCCTACCTGCTGCAGGCCCAGTCTTCCGGCGCCAAGGTCATCGGCCTTGCCAATGCCGGCCAGGACACGGTCAACGCCATCCAGCAGGCCCATGAGTTCGGCATCGTCGACGGCGGCCAGCAGCTCGCCGGCATGCTGGTGCTGATCTCCGACGTGAAGAGCCTCGGCACCAATGTCGCCAAGGGCCTGAACTTCACGACCGGCTGGTACTGGGACCTCGACGACGAGTCCCGCGCCTGGAAAGAGAAGTACATGAAGTACTCCAACGACGCGGCGCCGACCTTCGTCCACGCCGCCGACTATTCGCTGACGATGGCCTATCTGAAGGCCATCCAGGCTGCCGGCACGGACAATGCCGACGCGGTGCGCGAGGAGCTCGGCAAGGGCAAGATCGACGACTTCTTCGCCAAGGGCGGCATGATCCGCAAGGACGGCCTGCTGGTGCATGACATGTACCTGCTGCAGGTGCAGGAAGGCGCATCGGATCCGTGGAACGTCGCCAAGGTGGTCCGCACCATTCCGGGCGACGAGGCCTATGCGTCGCTCGCCGACGGCGGCTGCCCGCTTGTGAAGTGA
- a CDS encoding ABC transporter ATP-binding protein: protein MSDFILEAKQLNKSFGGFHAVRNVNLNIERGTIHALIGPNGAGKTTVFNLLTKFLTPTSGQILFNGKDITHWKPVDIANNGIVRSFQISAVFPHLTTLENVRLSLQKRLGVSYHFWRSKSLLSSLDDEAMERLDQVGLKRFAHVHAVELPYGRKRALEIATTLGLEPELMLLDEPTQGMGTEDVGQVAELIKKVSAGRTIIMVEHNLGVVADLADKITVLNRGEILAEGPYETVSKNPAVMEAYMGIKAEEAGA from the coding sequence ATGAGCGATTTCATTCTGGAAGCGAAGCAGCTCAACAAGAGCTTCGGCGGCTTTCATGCCGTCCGCAACGTCAATCTCAATATCGAGCGCGGGACGATCCACGCGCTGATCGGGCCGAACGGGGCCGGCAAAACCACCGTTTTCAATCTCCTGACGAAGTTCCTGACGCCGACATCGGGCCAGATTCTCTTCAACGGCAAGGACATCACCCATTGGAAACCCGTCGACATCGCCAATAACGGCATCGTTCGCTCGTTCCAGATTTCCGCCGTCTTCCCGCACCTGACGACGCTGGAAAACGTCCGGCTGTCGCTGCAGAAGCGGCTCGGCGTCAGCTATCATTTCTGGCGGTCGAAGAGCCTCCTGTCTTCGCTCGACGACGAGGCCATGGAGCGGCTGGATCAGGTCGGGCTGAAGCGGTTCGCGCATGTGCATGCCGTCGAACTGCCCTATGGCCGCAAGCGGGCGCTCGAAATCGCCACGACGCTCGGCCTCGAGCCGGAGCTGATGCTGCTCGACGAGCCGACCCAGGGCATGGGCACCGAGGACGTCGGCCAGGTGGCGGAACTCATCAAGAAGGTCTCCGCCGGACGCACGATCATCATGGTCGAGCACAATCTCGGCGTCGTCGCAGACCTCGCCGACAAGATCACCGTGCTCAACCGCGGCGAAATTCTCGCCGAAGGGCCATACGAGACCGTCTCGAAGAACCCCGCCGTGATGGAAGCCTATATGGGCATCAAGGCCGAGGAGGCCGGCGCATGA
- a CDS encoding ABC transporter ATP-binding protein, with translation MTTATLTRPMLKIENLHAWYGESHVLHGIDIELGEGQLITLLGRNGAGRTTTLRAIMGMVSRRTGSIAINGDEFIDKPAHRIAPLGRIGYCPEERGIFASLTVEENLMLPPVVGEGGMSLSDIYGMFPNLREVRRRMGTRLSGGEQQMLAIARILRTGARLLLLDEITEGLAPVIVKTLGEAIRRLKNQGYTIVLVEQNFRFAAEVADRHYVIEHGRVIDTIEHADVKTSMDKLNHYLSV, from the coding sequence ATGACCACCGCGACGCTGACAAGGCCGATGCTGAAAATCGAGAACCTGCACGCCTGGTATGGCGAATCCCACGTCCTGCATGGCATCGACATCGAGCTTGGCGAAGGCCAGCTGATCACGCTTCTCGGCCGCAACGGCGCCGGGCGGACGACGACGTTGCGCGCCATCATGGGCATGGTGTCGCGCCGGACGGGATCGATCGCCATCAACGGAGACGAGTTCATCGACAAGCCGGCCCACCGGATCGCGCCGCTCGGGCGCATCGGCTACTGTCCCGAAGAGCGCGGCATATTCGCCAGCCTGACGGTGGAAGAAAACCTGATGCTGCCGCCGGTCGTCGGCGAAGGCGGCATGAGCCTGTCCGACATCTACGGCATGTTCCCGAACCTGCGCGAGGTGCGCCGGCGCATGGGCACACGGCTTTCCGGCGGCGAGCAGCAGATGCTGGCGATCGCGCGGATCCTGCGGACCGGCGCGCGGCTATTGCTGCTCGACGAGATCACCGAAGGCCTGGCGCCGGTCATCGTCAAGACGCTCGGCGAGGCGATCCGCCGGCTGAAGAACCAGGGCTACACGATCGTGCTCGTCGAGCAGAACTTCCGCTTTGCCGCAGAAGTCGCCGACCGGCACTACGTGATCGAGCACGGTCGGGTGATCGATACGATCGAGCACGCCGACGTCAAAACGAGCATGGACAAGCTCAACCATTACTTAAGCGTTTGA
- a CDS encoding branched-chain amino acid ABC transporter permease yields the protein MKLILAQGMLGLNNGVFYAMLSLGLAIIFGLLNVVNFAHGALYMTGAFLALILYSYFGAWIGLDGLHVNFWMALVLVPILVGCFGMLLERTMLKWLYKFDPIYSLLLTFGVTLVLQGLFVNFFSASGTPYPGQPESLRGVVNLGFMMFPKFRLFAIVFSIVVCLAVWFVIERTRIGAMLRAGTENPDLVKAFGINVPLMVTLTFGFGTGLAGLAGVLAAPIYSVSPLMGADLIIVIFAVVVIGGMGSIMGAVVSGFALGLVEGVTKVFYAPAANTVIFFLMVVVLLVRPAGLFGRQN from the coding sequence CTGAAGCTGATCCTTGCCCAAGGCATGCTGGGCCTCAACAATGGCGTCTTCTACGCCATGCTCAGTCTGGGCCTCGCCATCATTTTCGGGCTTTTGAACGTCGTCAACTTCGCCCATGGCGCGCTCTATATGACCGGCGCCTTCCTGGCGCTGATCCTGTACTCCTATTTCGGCGCCTGGATCGGGCTCGACGGACTGCATGTGAATTTCTGGATGGCGCTGGTGCTGGTGCCGATACTGGTGGGCTGTTTCGGCATGTTGCTCGAACGCACGATGCTCAAATGGCTCTACAAGTTCGACCCGATCTACAGCCTGCTCCTGACCTTCGGCGTGACGCTGGTGCTGCAGGGCCTGTTTGTCAACTTCTTCTCGGCCTCCGGCACGCCCTATCCCGGCCAGCCGGAATCGCTGCGCGGCGTCGTCAATCTCGGCTTCATGATGTTCCCGAAGTTCCGGCTGTTCGCGATCGTCTTTTCGATTGTCGTCTGCCTCGCAGTCTGGTTCGTCATCGAGCGGACGCGGATCGGCGCGATGCTCAGGGCCGGGACGGAGAATCCGGATCTTGTGAAGGCATTCGGCATCAATGTGCCGCTGATGGTGACGCTGACCTTCGGCTTCGGCACCGGGCTTGCGGGCCTTGCCGGCGTGCTGGCTGCGCCGATCTACTCCGTCAGCCCACTGATGGGGGCCGACCTCATCATCGTCATTTTCGCAGTCGTCGTGATCGGCGGCATGGGCTCGATCATGGGCGCGGTCGTCTCCGGCTTTGCCCTTGGCCTCGTCGAGGGTGTGACGAAGGTCTTTTATGCGCCGGCAGCCAATACGGTGATCTTCTTCCTGATGGTCGTGGTGCTGCTGGTCAGGCCCGCCGGCCTGTTCGGACGGCAGAATTGA
- a CDS encoding branched-chain amino acid ABC transporter permease, which yields MEQAVAETATLDEQGLQENSPRARLARGILWVLLIAAVLIAPLFLYPVFVMQLLCFALFACAFNLLIGFTGLLSFGHAAFFGGAAYIAGHVIKVWGFPPLFGILTGALFAAVLGYVIGALAIRRQGIYFAMITLALAQIVYFFALQLPFTGGENGLQGIPRGTLFGIVDLGQPLQMYYFVAAIFIVGFLIIYRTIHSPFGQVLQAIRENEPRALSLGYDVDRFKLIAFIISASLAGLAGATKAVVFQFASLTDAHWQMSGEVILMTLLGGMGTIFGPVIGAVTIVTLQHELAGIGSWVQVVIGVTFIAAVLLFRRGIIGEIARLLKISSV from the coding sequence ATGGAACAGGCCGTCGCCGAAACCGCCACGCTCGACGAGCAGGGGCTGCAGGAAAACTCACCGCGGGCGCGGCTGGCACGCGGGATCCTCTGGGTGCTGTTGATCGCCGCCGTGCTGATCGCACCGCTCTTCCTCTACCCGGTCTTCGTCATGCAGCTCCTGTGCTTTGCGCTGTTTGCCTGCGCGTTCAACCTGCTGATCGGCTTTACCGGGCTTCTCTCCTTCGGCCATGCCGCCTTCTTCGGCGGCGCGGCCTATATCGCCGGCCATGTGATCAAGGTCTGGGGCTTCCCGCCGCTCTTCGGCATCCTCACGGGCGCCCTCTTCGCGGCTGTCCTTGGCTATGTGATCGGCGCGCTGGCGATCCGCCGGCAGGGCATCTATTTCGCCATGATCACGCTGGCGCTGGCGCAGATCGTCTATTTCTTCGCCCTGCAACTGCCGTTTACCGGTGGTGAAAACGGCCTTCAGGGCATTCCGCGCGGCACGCTGTTCGGCATCGTCGATCTCGGCCAGCCGCTGCAGATGTACTACTTCGTCGCCGCGATCTTTATTGTCGGATTCCTGATCATCTACCGCACCATTCATTCGCCCTTCGGGCAGGTGCTGCAGGCGATCCGCGAGAACGAGCCGCGAGCACTCTCGCTCGGCTACGACGTCGACCGCTTCAAGCTGATCGCCTTCATCATTTCCGCCTCGCTGGCTGGCCTTGCCGGCGCCACCAAGGCCGTCGTCTTCCAGTTCGCCTCGCTGACCGACGCCCACTGGCAGATGTCGGGCGAAGTGATCCTGATGACACTGCTCGGCGGCATGGGAACCATCTTCGGGCCGGTGATCGGTGCCGTCACCATCGTCACGCTGCAGCACGAACTGGCTGGCATCGGCTCGTGGGTTCAGGTGGTGATCGGCGTGACCTTCATCGCCGCCGTACTCCTGTTCCGCCGCGGAATCATCGGCGAAATCGCCCGTCTCCTGAAGATCTCGTCGGTGTGA
- a CDS encoding alginate lyase family protein encodes MTHYLTRMLSVAGFCAASAVLLAQPAAGASGSGDCFAVPRPVVSLSFGSRYEANSKTRSDIDESSNAKVDAALKPVDQFIQDLTRYANKVRQDPQKNHDLAVCVVKAIDTWAKADALSDMETDNAKLAVPSRIGGIAIAYSQVVSEATHYPNERRRIARWLRVRAYETMAFFDYRAPPKASRNNLRAWAGLAVGQIGVMQKNTKLVGWALETNRAMLADASTNGTLPLEMGRGKYALHYQIHALGPLTTSMALMCEAGYGNRGADMAKLAKIVKFTMKAVDNPSIVQPIAGKAQKFSKGIKANDHSLAWVEPYIAMTNDRSLSKAVDGYRPFSNSKLGGNMTEAYANRSISCSTGGG; translated from the coding sequence TTGACCCACTATCTCACCCGTATGCTCTCAGTCGCCGGCTTTTGTGCCGCATCCGCCGTCCTCCTGGCGCAACCGGCAGCTGGCGCAAGCGGGTCGGGGGACTGTTTTGCCGTTCCCCGACCCGTAGTCTCCCTGAGTTTCGGCAGCCGCTACGAAGCGAATTCCAAGACCCGCTCCGATATCGACGAGTCCTCGAACGCCAAGGTCGATGCGGCGCTGAAGCCGGTGGATCAGTTCATTCAGGACCTGACCCGCTATGCCAACAAGGTGCGCCAGGATCCGCAGAAGAACCACGACCTTGCCGTATGCGTCGTCAAGGCCATCGATACATGGGCCAAGGCCGATGCCCTGAGCGACATGGAGACCGACAATGCCAAACTGGCGGTGCCGTCTCGTATCGGCGGGATCGCGATCGCCTATTCACAGGTCGTATCCGAAGCCACCCATTATCCTAACGAGCGACGCAGGATTGCACGTTGGCTGCGGGTGCGCGCCTACGAGACGATGGCCTTCTTCGATTATCGCGCACCGCCCAAGGCCAGCCGCAACAATCTCAGGGCATGGGCGGGCCTTGCGGTCGGCCAGATCGGCGTCATGCAGAAAAACACCAAGCTCGTCGGCTGGGCGCTCGAAACCAACCGCGCAATGCTGGCGGACGCCTCGACCAACGGCACGTTGCCGCTCGAGATGGGGCGCGGAAAATACGCGCTGCACTACCAGATTCATGCGCTTGGCCCGTTGACGACATCAATGGCGCTGATGTGTGAAGCCGGCTACGGCAATCGCGGCGCCGATATGGCGAAACTGGCGAAGATTGTAAAGTTCACGATGAAGGCGGTCGACAACCCTTCTATCGTCCAGCCGATCGCCGGCAAGGCGCAGAAGTTCTCCAAGGGGATCAAGGCCAACGACCATTCGCTGGCTTGGGTCGAGCCCTATATCGCCATGACCAATGACCGGTCGCTGTCGAAGGCGGTTGACGGCTACAGGCCGTTCTCCAACTCCAAGCTCGGCGGCAACATGACCGAGGCCTACGCCAACCGCTCGATCAGCTGCAGCACCGGTGGCGGCTGA